Part of the Pedobacter roseus genome is shown below.
TGTTCAAGTTATAATACCATCTCGGTTCGGCAGTAATTACCGGTGTAAAAACATAACCTGTTTTATCATAAAAAGAACCGCCCCATATTCCGCTATCAAAACCAAGTTCAGCTCTTAAGGCAATCTGGTTCGATAATCTTGACTCATTATGTACCCATACACCCAAAAACCCAACCTGAGCTCCAAAAACTGATTTTTCAACACTTGAATCCTGGGCTTTTGAAGTTTTAAAGAATAAAAACAGAGATAAAATGATGAGCGTTTTTTTCATGAATATTTGATGTATTATAAAATTATTTACCGTTGATTACGGGTTTCAGCATGTTTACGTATCCTGCTACACCTTCTGCAACCTCATGCACGTATAAAAATTCGTCAGCCATGTGTGAGCGACCAGAAAAACCAGGGCCACATTTTACTGAAGGAATATCCAACAAAGCCTGATCGGATGTAGTTGGCGAGCCATAAGTGGTCCTTCCCAATGCAACCCCAGCCTGAACAACCGGATGGTTTTTATCAATTGATGATGGTTTTAAACGAATAGAACGTGGGGTAACATCACAGTCAACATTTGCCCTGATGATTTCTAAAACTTCTTCATTGGTATAAGCATCGGTTACACGTACATCAACTGTGAAAGTACAATTTGCCGGCACAACATTGTGTTGCGAACCTGCATTGATAATCGTAACGGTCATTTTCAACGGGCCGAAAACATCCGATACTTTAGGGAACTGATAATTCCTAAACCACTCAATGTCTTTTAAAGCTTTATAAATGGCATTCTCTCCTTCTTCGCGGGCGGCATGACCAGCTTTACCGTGTGATACGCAATCTAACACCAACAAACCACGTTCGGCAATGGCTAAATTCATTTCTGTCGGCTCTCCTACAATCCCGAATTCCAATTCGCCTAAATCTGGAAGAACCAGTTCCAAACCGTTATTGCCCGAAATTTCTTCCTCAGCAGTTGCGGCCAGGCAGATGTTATATTTTAAATTTTCCTGTTCGTAGTAATATAAAAACGTACCAATTAGCGAAACCAGACATCCCCCTGCATCATTACTGCCTAAACCGAATAATTTGTCACCTTCAATTGCAGCGTCATAAGGATCACGGGTATAACCAGAATTAGGCTTTACCGTATCATGATGTGAATTTAGAAGCAATGTTGGTTTAGCCGAATCAAAATATTTGTTGTAAGCCCAAACGTTATTCATTTTACGCTGGATCTTAACTCCTCTCTCTTCCAGAAACTGCGCAATTAAATTTGCCGTCCGGTCTTCTTCTTTACTAAAAGACTGGATGCGAATTAGCTGCAGCAATAAATCCAGACTTTCTTTTTGTATATTTTCTAGTAACATAGTATCAAGTAGTTGGGATCAAGTATCAAGACATTGAGTCTAAACATACTGTCTTTTAACTTTCAATCCCTTTAAATATTGGCTAGGTAAATCTTCCATATTACCTTAACCATTTTAAATTAAGCCTTAGCTCTCTTTGGTATACAAATTCCCCGCTTTTAAAGCTGAAAGTTTAATACCCTTTATTAATGAAGAACTAAAACCATTGTGTTCCATTTCGTTTAAGCCGGCAATGGTACAACCTTTCGGCGAAGTTACCTTATCTATTTCTGATTCTGGGTGTGTTCCGTGCAATAAAAGTAAATCTGCCGCTCCCTTAGCCGTTTGAACTGCCATTTTTAAAGCTTCATCAGCATGAAAGCCAATTTCTACACCACCTTGCGATGCAGCCCTAATTGCCCTTAAAAAGAATGCAATACCACAGGCACAAAGCGCTGTTGCAGAAGTCATTAAATCTTCATTAATTTTCACAACTGAACCTACGGTTTCGAACATTTTAGTCACACTTGCAATATTTTCTGCTGAGGCATTATCGCTGGCCATACAGGTCATGGATTGGCCGATGGCAATTGCCGTATTTGGCATTACCCGGATCACTTCAACATTTTCGCCTAATTTTTCTCTCACCGCAGCGCAGCTTACACCCGAAATTACCGAAATGACCAAATGTTTTGTAGCATCTATCGAAGCGTTAATTTCATCAAGAACCGTATTTAATTGCTGCGGTAGAACAGCTAAAATCACAACATCGGCATCTACAACGGTTTGTTTATTGTTATTGCTTATATTAAAACCAGCTTCTGCAAAAGATTTTAAGTGGTCGATATTTCTTCGGGTAAGCGTAATGTCGGCTGCTTGGGCAAAGTCGGCCTTCACCAAACCTTTTGCTAAAGATAATCCGATATTTCCGGTACCAATGATGGCTATTTTTTTTGACATGATTACTAATTTTTTCTGCGGGTTGATTACACAGATTTATATTTTTATTTGAAAAGCAATTTCAGTAATGCTATTGATGTTTCAGTCCTGCTATTCATTACAAGTCCCGATGAAAAATCGGGAGCTTTCCATTACTATCAGGTTTAGTTTGCAAAAGCAGTGGTTAATCGGTTTCTTTTCCCCTCTAAATGTCTAAATAATCTACCACCAGAAATCGAAAACCACAAAGAATTATAAAGCCACTTAGTGTCTTGGTGGTTAAAATTTTTAAGC
Proteins encoded:
- a CDS encoding M20 family metallo-hydrolase, with translation MLLENIQKESLDLLLQLIRIQSFSKEEDRTANLIAQFLEERGVKIQRKMNNVWAYNKYFDSAKPTLLLNSHHDTVKPNSGYTRDPYDAAIEGDKLFGLGSNDAGGCLVSLIGTFLYYYEQENLKYNICLAATAEEEISGNNGLELVLPDLGELEFGIVGEPTEMNLAIAERGLLVLDCVSHGKAGHAAREEGENAIYKALKDIEWFRNYQFPKVSDVFGPLKMTVTIINAGSQHNVVPANCTFTVDVRVTDAYTNEEVLEIIRANVDCDVTPRSIRLKPSSIDKNHPVVQAGVALGRTTYGSPTTSDQALLDIPSVKCGPGFSGRSHMADEFLYVHEVAEGVAGYVNMLKPVINGK
- the proC gene encoding pyrroline-5-carboxylate reductase; protein product: MSKKIAIIGTGNIGLSLAKGLVKADFAQAADITLTRRNIDHLKSFAEAGFNISNNNKQTVVDADVVILAVLPQQLNTVLDEINASIDATKHLVISVISGVSCAAVREKLGENVEVIRVMPNTAIAIGQSMTCMASDNASAENIASVTKMFETVGSVVKINEDLMTSATALCACGIAFFLRAIRAASQGGVEIGFHADEALKMAVQTAKGAADLLLLHGTHPESEIDKVTSPKGCTIAGLNEMEHNGFSSSLIKGIKLSALKAGNLYTKES